The Bubalus bubalis isolate 160015118507 breed Murrah chromosome 2, NDDB_SH_1, whole genome shotgun sequence genome includes the window TGAATGTGTATACACACAAGTTCTCGTGTCCACACACCTACACTTATTTCCTTACGTGGTGGTGGTTCTCTCTGAGAGCATAGGCCTTAGGTCGCTTTTTCGCCCTCTTTCTATTGGGATTTTTGGCATGGCTCTGCCACCTATGAACTTTATGACCTTAATGATTCTTCAAACGAGTTCCTTGtctaaaatttaacaaaaatatgcATCATAAGTTTGCTGTGAAGGTTTAATGGGATAATGGATGTGAAAGTGCACAGTGTAagtatttggtattttttttatgACCCCcgatcagtttctttttttatctgtGAAATACAACAGCTTTGTTCTTGTAACTTACAGATGCTCACATAGTGGAATGGTCGCCAAAAGGAGAGAAATACGTAGTTGTCATACTGAACAGAATAGACGTCTATCAGCTCAACACTGCATCCGTCAGTGGCACCATCACAAATGAAAGGAGAGTGTCTTCTGTTACATTTCTTTCAGTAAGTGATTGGAAGTCAATGGTGGGAGCTGAGCGTATATGGTGATGGTCAGAATTGTTGATGACATTCTGGGTGttaatgtgtgttttattttccccTCTGTTAGGAATCTGTCCTCACAGTGGCTGGAGATGAAGAGGTTGTAAGGTTTTTTGACTGTGATTCCCTAACATGCCTCTCTGAGTTTAAAGCTCATGAAaacaggtacttttttttttttttttttttacacactaATCTCTGTGTGCTTGTATGTGGAGGGTCTCTTATAAATGCAGTAGCTTCATAAGGCAGACTTTTTGGTGAACTACTACAGAAATAGACATATCTAcatagctgattttttttttccccaagaggaTGGTGGGAATGTTGTCTTGGCCATAGTGATGCAAAAGTGGTGAAGCCTTCACCAGGACTAGTCATTGGCACAACAGACTTATTTTCTCAATAATTTCATTACACTTGTGGCCTGGAACCCTCAATTCATACTTGAGTGGGTAAAAAAAATTAGCTCTGCCCCAACCACTCTTGTCTTATTTCCCTCTGTTTGCCTGTCCACTGGCCCCTTCCTACGCTCTGCTTTTCCTgtaagagaaataaatgacatgTTGACCTCTGTCTTGCGTCCATCTCTATCACCTCTTACCGCTCACTGTATCTCTGCAGGCAGACATGAGTCTCAGGGTCAATGGTTAATAACTGGACCAAGGTTACCACCCTGTTAGGTGATGGAGAAGGGAACCAACCCAGTTCTAACCACCCAAGAGTTTagtgctcttgctttttctgctgTAATTTTGTAAAATGGTGATCATGTGTTTTATTTGCATGTTCTTTTATGTTTCAAACAattcttagttatttttttaaaatgcttatttatttggctgcacagagtcttagttgcagcatgctgtggcatgtggaatgtaGGTCGAATCCGggtcccctgcgttgggagccTGGAGccttagccacgggaccaccaaggaagtcccaaacaACTCTTAGTTTTCGTTTTCTGTATCACAGTTTAGCTTTAAGAAATCTCTCTTTACAAATAGAATACTGCACTCACTAGGCAGGCCCTGGTTTCTACCCGCCTAGTTTTGGGGAAGGGAGCCTATTCTTCAAGGCCATGTAGCTCTTCATGGATATTTGGTTGTTCATTTAACAAGTATTCGCTGAGTGTCCATAATGAAAGACTGCAGCAGGAGCTTGCAACTCTCCTGGCTCTTATCTTATCGGGGGCAACAAATAGGATAAACAAGAACTCAGGTAATCCTAACAGGAAGGAAATAGGTATTACGATTTGGGAATAACACAGGTAACTTATTTGGATGGGATGATCGGGGAAGGGGGAATGAGACCTTCGGGATAAAGGAGCTATTTCTAAAAGAGAGAGAATTGTAGGCACAGTGGCCCTGAGGGAGAAAAGAGCTTGGTGTATTTTAGGAACAGACAGAAGACCGTCACTGGGTCAGAGGAGCCAGATGGTGCCAGGCCTGCTGTGTTGTGGGAAGGAGTTTGAGTTATATATCAAATGCCTTTGTAGGTGTTGGGTTTTCTGTGTCCCAGCCACTTCCTCCCTCTTGTGGTGTTTTGAAACCGAACCTACCTCTATAGAATTTTAAGCCTGGGAATAAcaaggtttgattttttttttaagttgttaggGTGCAAAAATGGAAGCCAAGAGGCCAGTTAGTTTACTCCATAatccagaaggaaaatgatagtaGCTCAGAAGGTGGGTGGTGGGCCCTGAGGACAAGGGGAGGAGGCCTCGGTCTTTCTCTCCGTAGTTTCCTGAGGTGGAGGGGGTTTgaatatctttatttcctttaattcctGATAATTCCTTTTATTCCTGATAATCTGATTATTTATAGTTGTCTGTCATCTTTTCAAGTCCTTCTTAAGGTATGGTTGACAGTCAATTCTATCTTGGGAATTTAGACCCTGAAAATGACTCAACCAACTCATGGGATTGTGAGGCATGTTAAATTTTTGGCACTGTTCTTTGAGCAGTTTGGAAACACCCGAAGCCTTGAAAAGTCGAGAGACTATGTGCCTGGAAGTTTTCTAGCAGCATCATACTGTCTGGAGGAAAGGCTCCTTTACAGAGTCACTGTTTTTGTCCTAGGGTAAAAGACATGTTCAGTTTTGAAACTCCAGAGCATCACGTTCTTGTTACAGCCTCGAGTGATGGTTTCATCAAAATGTGGAAGCTTAAGCAGGACAAGGTCAGTGTCTCAACACAATATAAATAAACCAAATGCAGGTCTTACTGTCAGTATGACTTTGAGTTAAGTGAGGTGGATTTTCTTAAAGGTTCATTGGGCACAGATCTTTTACATGTTTAAAATCTCTTCAAGGCATGATTGATATTCATGGTTTTAAAATTAGGGTTCCGTAGTGCTGCCCCAGGGGTTGGTATTGGTGAGTCTGAACTGGCTGGATCCCAGAACTCCTGCTCATTCAGGCAGAGAAACagcatatttttctcttctgtgtatCGATGATCTTCTCTATAACCTTCTGTTAGATAACAATCCTGCCATTGCTAGGAAAAAATGGGGAACTTTCGATCAATTGTAGAATTAACAATAGTTTTGAACCAgataattatacatttaaattcTCTGGTAGTCTCCCTCTTACAGAGTCTTGGTTTATTCTCTTACAAAACAGTCTCTGAGTGTGGTTTGTTGAGTACCTAGTTTGTGCAAGGTTCTTTGTTAAAACCTGGAACTGAACAAGATCAAATAGCGCCTTTCCTTAGTGAAGTGCTTCTTAGGAATTGGTGGACATAGTCAAACCAATCACGAGTCAAGGTCACAAGTGTTTTCTAAACAGCATTCCTTTTATACTCAAGAAAATGCTGTGTAAGTTTTTAATTAAGGTAACTTGGTTatggaaacaaaattatttaaaatttctttatgttatctcacattttctttctcacattATAGAAAGTTTCCCCGTCTCTATTGTGTGAAATAAACACGAACGCCAGGCTGACGTGTCTTGGGGTGTGGCTGGACAGAAGGACAGACACAAAAGAAAGCCCACCTGCTGCCGCCGAGCCTGCTCCTGGTAAGTGAAAccgatcttttaaaaaaatttaagttgtcTCTTGAGGTGGAGGAGTGCCAGATAATTTCACTTTATTGTCAACTTATTTTACCTTAGAGAGAAAAACAGCCTTTAAACACACTGTCTCTTGTGTTTTAGTAAGTAAAGAACAGTCCAGACGCAACAAAGAGGAATCTGGCCATGCAGTCCAGGAGGAAGAAAAGCAGCCAAAACCAGACGCAGAGAAATGTAGTTTAACTGGTGACAGTAATAAGCCAACAAGGGGAAACAGCCTGGCGTCagccaagaagagaaaaacagtagaaatgttggaaaaaaagagaaaaaagaagaaaatatgaatgaTGCAGTGAATCCCAGATTTTTCCTAGcaggaaatttttttcaaatatacttttttttttttctaagtaaaatcTTGGAATTTCTTCTTTTGAAGAAAACGTACAGCTTAAAAATCacttgcaggttttttttttaaaaactgtggtaaAAGTTTTTGAAAGGcaatattaattatatatcatggtgatatatagtattttaatgtataatatgggcttcccaggtggctcagtggtaaagaatctatctgccaatgcaggagacaaaggtttgatccatgggttgggaagatcccctggcgaatgaaatggcaattcactccagtattctggcctgggaaatcccatggacagaggagcctggtggaccacagccCGGAGGGCTCAcaaacgagttggacatgacataatgactgagcccacacacatgCAGCCTATAATATGTAAATTTTACTGCTGTGTAAAGCAAATAAAGATCTTTCGCAAAATATTGTggcttaaaataatataaaatcctGAACACATTTTAACCAAAAGTGGATAAAGGagatatttttcagattttctattttaagtgGGGGAAGAATGAAAAACCTGCATTACTTTGGCCTCTTCAAGTGGTGCTAGTAATTTTAATGAGGATTTTGTTCATTTTGATAACAAATGGTATAAAAAGACATTCATACCAGGAAGTTAAGACAAGCTTAAGAGCTAcagataaaatatgtatgtataatgcaTATGCTGAAGTTTAGGGCTCCGAACAGAAGGTTAAAGAGAGGCTGCCAAACTTGATTAAACTGTTCTATTTCCAGTGGATGACAAGGAAATGTTAAGACAGGAAAAtgacatttcctttattttaaatctgcttcagcccattaaaaaaaaacacttggctaatttcccatccaagtactaaccaggcccgactCTGCTTAGCTCCCATCATAAGATGCGGTgcattcagggtggtatggctgtaGGCTTTAGTTAATCTTCTAACAAAGGTAGTCTTAAAACTATATGTTAATTATTTGTATCTTATTTCAAAAAACGGCTCTACCAGGGCCTAGGACTGTATGTAATTAAATCtctgtggtttcagttcagttgctcagttgtgtccgactctttccgacgccatgaaccgcagcatgccaggcctccctgtccatcaccaactcccggagtccacccaaacccatgtccattgagtcggtgatgccatccaaccatctcatcctctgtcgtccccttctcctgccctcagtctttcccagcatcagggtcttttctaatgggtcagctcttcacatcaggtggtcaaagtattggagtttcagcttcaacatcagtcctaccagtgaacacccaggactgatttcctttaggatggactgtttggatctcgtTGTAGTAcaagggactttgaagagtcttctccagcacaacagttcaaaagcatcaattcttcggcactcagctttctttatactccaactctcacatccatacatgaccactggaaaaaccatagccttgactagatggacctttgttggcaaagtaatgtctctgcttttcaatatgctatctaggttggtcataactttccttccatggagtaagcatcttttaatttcatggttgcaatcaccatctgcagtgattttggagcccaaaaaaataaagtcatccactgtttgcattgtttccccatctatttgccatgaagtgatgggacgagatgccatgatcttagttttctgaatgttgagctttaagccaactttttcattctctttcactttcatcaagaggctctttagttctccactttctgccataagggtggtgtcatcttcatatctgaggttattgatattgctcccggaagtcttgattccagattgtgcttcttccagcccagcatttctcatgatgtactctgcatataagttaaataagcagggtgacaatatacagtcttgaggtactctttttcctatttggaaccagtctgttgttccatgtccagttctaactgttgcttcctgacctgcatacaggtttctcaagaggcaggtcaggtggtctggtattcccatctctttaagaattttccacagtttattgtgatccacacagtcaaaggctttggcatagtcaataaagcagaaacagatgtttttctggaactcttggttttttgatgatccagcagatgttggcaacttgatctctgcttcctctgccttttctaaaaccagcttgaacattggaagttcatggttcacatattgctgaagcctggcttggagaattttgagcattactttcctagcctgtgagatgagtgcaacctgtgtggtagtttgagcattctttggcattgcctttctttgggattggaatgaaaacaccttttccagtcctgtggccactgctgagtcttccaaatttgctggcattttgagtgcatcattttcacagcagcatctttcaggatttgaatagctcaactggaattccatcacctccactagctttgttcctagtgatgctttctaaggcccacttgacttcacattccaggatgtctggctctaggtgagtgatcacgccatagtgattatctgggttgtgggTGGTTTAGTTCCTATAAGTGTCATCCCAGCTGGTTAAGGCAAGTCCTATCAATTTTTTCAGCAGAGTCTTCCATTAAGTTGGTGAGGGTCTGGCCTAAGTTGAATTGTTCAGGTCTTAGTCACTCTCAGCTTTGGCTGTTTGAAGTCAGCTATGGTAAACACAGGCTTCAGTTTTGATATCTGAAAGGTAGGCGTTGCTGCGAGTGGAAAAGTTTTCTCTTAGAATACGTATGCCGCCAAAATGTCACTTGCCGTCTGTCTCTACAAGCATTAGGTCCCTCGCCACTGCAGTTGCTGACCTATAGCACACTCTGAGAGGAGTTCTAGGTAGAGATCAGGAATAAGGcactctgggaaaaactggcagaacaggcctttaGATGGAGACTTTTCAGGAGGTTTATGAGCCCAACCTCTTGCGTCTTCTCTTATCTATGAAAGCACTTAAGAGAGACATCATTAACAGAGACATCTGCTCCTGGTGACTAGCACCAACATTCTGTCAAAATGTGTGCTTGAGTGCACAGTAACTCACTTCACTAAAATCACATATACTGATACCCCCTGCCCTTCAGTGAGCAGTTGCGCAGAACTGAGAGGCTGTCCCCTGGGCTATGGTCCTCATTTTGCCTCCAATAAAACTTAAGCTTACAACTCTCtccttgtgcttttttttttttttaagatacccaTGTACTGCAATTTGTCTTTTCACTGGTTTGTGT containing:
- the PAK1IP1 gene encoding p21-activated protein kinase-interacting protein 1 isoform X1, whose translation is MEVVAGCYEQVLFGFAVHPEPEADGHREQRWAPVADFTHHAHTASLSAVAVNSRFVVTGSKDETIHIYDMKKKVDHGALMHHNGTITCLKFHGNRHLISGAEDGLICVWDARRWECLKSIRAHKGHVTFLSIHPSGKLALSVGTDKTLRTWNLVEGRSAFIKNIKQNAHIVEWSPKGEKYVVVILNRIDVYQLNTASVSGTITNERRVSSVTFLSESVLTVAGDEEVVRFFDCDSLTCLSEFKAHENRVKDMFSFETPEHHVLVTASSDGFIKMWKLKQDKKVSPSLLCEINTNARLTCLGVWLDRRTDTKESPPAAAEPAPVSKEQSRRNKEESGHAVQEEEKQPKPDAEKCSLTGDSNKPTRGNSLASAKKRKTVEMLEKKRKKKKI
- the PAK1IP1 gene encoding p21-activated protein kinase-interacting protein 1 isoform X2; protein product: MEVVAGCYEQVLFGFAVHPEPEADGHRERWAPVADFTHHAHTASLSAVAVNSRFVVTGSKDETIHIYDMKKKVDHGALMHHNGTITCLKFHGNRHLISGAEDGLICVWDARRWECLKSIRAHKGHVTFLSIHPSGKLALSVGTDKTLRTWNLVEGRSAFIKNIKQNAHIVEWSPKGEKYVVVILNRIDVYQLNTASVSGTITNERRVSSVTFLSESVLTVAGDEEVVRFFDCDSLTCLSEFKAHENRVKDMFSFETPEHHVLVTASSDGFIKMWKLKQDKKVSPSLLCEINTNARLTCLGVWLDRRTDTKESPPAAAEPAPVSKEQSRRNKEESGHAVQEEEKQPKPDAEKCSLTGDSNKPTRGNSLASAKKRKTVEMLEKKRKKKKI